GCGCGATCGAGCAGGTCATCGCCGCGTTGTCCTGGGCGTCGTCGGTGATGCCGGGGCCCTCCTGGCCGAACAGCAGCAAGCAGCGCTCCGGCAGCTTTGCGGTCTCGAGCGGGACGCAGCCGGGCGTGTTGTCGATGGCGACGATCGTAAGGTCACGTTCGCGCGCCCAGGCCACGAGCGAGGCGGTATCCGGGTGGTGCATGAGGTGCTGGTAGCGGTCAGTGACCATCGCCCCGCGGCGGTTCCAGCGGCGCCGCCCCACGATGTGCACGGTGTCCACGGCGAAGGCATTCGCCGTGCGCACGACGGTGCCGATGTTGGCGTCGTTTTCGAAGTTCTCGATCGCGATGTGCAGCGCGTGGCGGCGGGTGTCGATGTCGGCGACGATCGCCTCGCGGCACCAGTAGCGGTAGGCGTCGACGACGTTGCGGCGGTCGCCCTCGGCGAGAAGCTGCGGGTCGAGGCGCGGGTCGTCGGGAAGAGGCGTGCCCGGGTGCTCTACTGCCCAAGGCCCCACGCCGTGGCGCCCCTCGCCCCACTCGGTGGGGCCAGGGGTGTCTTCGGTCGGGTTAGGCAAGACCCAAGTCCTCAAGGCCGAGCACATAGCGGTACTCGAGCCCCTCGTCGGCGATGACCTTCTCCGCGCCGGTGGCGCGATCGACGACGGTGGCCACGGCGACGACCTCGGCGCCCGCCTCGCGGAGGGCGGCGACGGCGATCAGCGGGGAGTTGCCGGTGGTGGTGGTGTCCTCAACGACCAGGACCTTCTTGCCCACGACGTCCGGGCCCTCGATGCGGCGCTGCATGCCGTGCTTCTTGGCCTCCTTGCGCACGACGAAGGCGTCGATGTCGCGCCCGTCGGCGTGCATGATGGCGGTGGCCACTGGGTCCGCGCCAAGGGTGAGTCCGCCCACCGCGACGTAGTCGAGGTCGGCGGTCAGCTCGCGCAGCAGCTGGCCGATGAGCCGGGAGGCCTTGTGGTGCAAGGTGGCCCGGCGCAGGTCCACGTAGTAGTCGGCCTCCTTGCCGGACGACAGGATCACCTTGCCGTGCACGACGGCCAGCTCCTTGACCAGCTCGGCCAGTTCCGCCTTCTTGGCCTGATCGATGTCCACTTTTCCTCCTGGGTCTGCGATGTCGTATCTCAAGTGTTCAGTCTACGGTCTGGGGCGTGTAGCCCCTAGTCGGCCGCGCCGTCTTCGAAGATGCTCGACTGCCCGTTGAGCTCCCTCACGATGCGGGTGCCCTGGTAGCTGTTCGGGGTGGCCTCCTCGTCGTCGCCGGCGATGGCCTCCACCGACTGCGAGCCGATCGAGCGCGGCTCGACTACCCCATGGCTGATCTCCTCCGAGCGCGAAGGCATCTCTACCGGCTCGTCCTGGCGGGTGATCTGCGGCATCTCCGGCAGGTCCTCCTCCGGCTCGTCCTCGAAGTAGGACGGCGGGACCGGCAGCGGGCGCGAGGGGTCGCAGTCGTGGAAGTCGACGGCCTGGGTCGCGCCCATGCGCGGCGGGAGGACGCGCGTGACGGCGGCGCACACCGCGAGCATCGCGGCCATCGTGTCCCAGTCCTCGTGGGTGGAGCCCTTGGCGGTCTGCGCGAGTACCCAGTCCGATTCCATCCACACCGCGGTGACGGTCTCGGGCATGCCCGCCAGCGCGCTGCGGAAGCGGGTGTCGGTCATGCGCTCGGCCGCGCCCGGGTCGTTGCTGAACAGGCTAAAGCCCGCCACCGTCGACACCGGGATGAGGTCCTCGGACTCGAGCTCCTCCCCCAGCACCGCGCGGCGCGCGTCGACCACCACGTCGGACGCCCCTGGCCGTCGTAAAGCCATCACCGTAATGCCGCCCAGCTCCGCGAGGTACATCTCGTGGCCGTAGAGCACGCCGGAGACGACGTCCTTCGCGCTCGCCCCGGTCGATGCGGCGCCGCGGGACCACTCGTCGGTGAGGAAGTTGTCCGTGCGCTGGTAGCCGAAGCCGCGCTCCTGGGCCCACGCGCGCTTCTCACGGCGGGCGGCGCCGGGCAGCTGCACGAGGGCGGGCTTGGGCTGCTCGGGTTCCGCTGGCACCTCCGCCTCGAAGCGGACCGTGCCGGGCTCGGGGCGCTCGAGCGTGAGGTCGTCGCCCTCGAGGTACTCCTCCGGCTCCGGCTCCGCGGCGTTGGCGGCGATGATCTCCTCGCCCAGGTCGGTCTCGGGCACGGCCTCGAGCTCGACGTCGGCGGCCTCCACCGGCTGCGTCTCCGGTTCCGCTTCTTGCTTGTCGACGCCTTGCGGTGCCTCCTCCACGGGCTCGTCGAGGGGGACTGCCCACTCGCCGGTGGTGGTGTCGAAGACCTGGCTTTCGAAGTCCTCGTCGATGGCCGGGGGGATCTCGGGTTCTTCGTCTTCTTCTATCTCGGCGTCGATCGGCTCGTCGGAAAAGTCCTCGACGGGGGCCGGTTCGGGCTCGGCCTCTGATTCCGGCTCCGCCTCCGGTTCCTGCGCGAGCGCCTGGGGCGCTGTGGCCTCGGGCTCGGGCAGCGCGTGGGTTGCGGCCTTGCGGCGGGTCGAGTCGAGGTACCACAGGGCGATGCCGGCGACACCGATGATGGCGGCGAGGATGAAGAGCATGCCAAATAGCCTAGTCGGCGGCTACTTGTTTCTCTTGGTGCCCTCCCTGGTTTCGTCGAAAAGCCAGTCGCCGCGCTCGACGGGGTTGGCGGGGTCGGCGCTCCACTGGGACCAGCCGCCGATGTAGTGGCGCGGGGTGTCCAGGCCCGCGATGTTCATCGCGGCGATGACCTGCGCGGAGTGGTTGCCGGAGCCGGAGTAGATGATGGTGTCGGCGATGACGTCGTTGGTGACCCCGCGGGAGGCGAACAGCTCGGCGAGCTCGTCGGCCGGGCGGAAGCGGTGGTCGGGGGTCATGACCTCGCGGGTGGGGATGTTGATGGCGCCGGGGATGTGGCCGGCCTTGAGGTCGAGGAACTCCTTGCGGCCGGCGAAGCGGTTGGCCTCGCGGGCGTCGATGAGCAGGCCGTCGTGGGCCTTGACGTCGTCGATGGTGGCGGTGGGCAGGTGGCCGAGGGTGGGGGTGACGTCGTCGTAGCTGGCGAGGTTGCCGGGGCCGCCGAGCGTCTTGTAACCGGAGGCCTCCCAGTGCTTCTGGCCGCCGTCGAGGATCACGACGTCCTCGATACCCGCCCAGCGCAGGATCCACCAGGCGCGGGCGGCGTACAGGCCGCGGTAGTTGTCGTAGACGACGACCTGGCGGCCGGGCTGCAGGCCCCACTTGGAAAACCAGCGCTCGAGGATGTGCGTGCTGGGCAGCGGGTTGCGCCCGATGCTGGAGCCGGGGACCCCGGCCAGCGCCAGGGCGGGATCACAAAACAGCGAGGTGGAGATGTGCTCGGAGTTGAACTGGTGGTAACCGTCTTTGCCGTCGTGGTACCACAAGGCAGCGAGGATGGTCTGCTTGTGGCCCGAGTTGAGGCGCGTGGCCAACTCGTCGGCGGTGATTGTGATGCTCATGCTGATCAGTTTAAAGGCCACCCCCGAAGTTCGCCCCTTGGGGCGCACGCGTACGCGCGTTCGAAAGAGCTGCGGCGCGTCGCCCGGCGGGCCTAACGTAGGCCTCATGAACGCCCCCTCCGTCAGCCCGCTTGCCTGCGCCCGCGCGGCCAGCCCCGTCATTGCCGTCTCCGCCGCCCGCCTGGTGCAGGTGGGCACGCGCGCCGTCATCACCGTCGCCGTCGCCGCGGCCGCGCCCACGCCGCGCGGGGTCGTCGAGTGGCAGGCTGCCTTCTCTGAGCAGGTCGAGCTGCCGCGCGCGGGGTCCTTCGCGGCAGGCCCGAACTTTCTCGACTGCGCGGTCGAGGTTCCGGGCGCGCTCGCGCGTCGGGTTGCGGGATCGGTCGCGGCGCTGCAGAAGGTGCTGGGGGCGTGCGCGATCGTCGGGCCCGCGCGCGTTACCTGCCGCCGTCGCGCCTTCGTCGCCCCCGCCCTTCACGCCCGCGCGCAACGCCTCGCCGCCGCCAGCGCCCTCGCGGAGAGCACCGCGTCATTGCAGCTGCTTATCGACGCCCAGGGTCACCCGGTCTACCGGTTCATTGCCGCCCGCGAGGCCGGGTGGGAGCGCGCGCGGGCGGCCTGCCCGATGCTGCTGCCGCCCCTGGTCTACGCCACCGACGCCTCCCGCAGCCTCCGGCAGGGCTCGATCGCCTGGGTCAACACCCAAGGCGAGTTCGCCTCGCGGGCCTGTCGCCCGCGCGAGAACGTCGCCTTCCTGGAGCTGGCGGCCATCGAGGAGGCGCTCGCCTACCACTTCGCTCACCACCCGGGGCGCAGGGTCGCCTTCCTGAGCGACTCCCGCCGCGCGCTCGGCAGGCTGCATACGCTGTCTCGCTACGCCGGATTCTTTGCGGCGGGCCTCCTCTCGGCGAACTGGGTGCCGGGACATTCCGGTCACCTGCTCAACGAGACCGCCGACCGGCTCGCGCGCCAGCACCGCTACCAGGTGGAGAGCCATCTGCCGGGCGAGTGGCTGCGCACGATCCAGGAGGGCATCATCGGGGAGCTCGCCCTGGCCGCATAGAGGTCGGACCTATTCCCCCGTTCCGGGGGTAATTTCACCCCGGTGACAGCAGGTGTGCTGCCGCCTGTACGCTGGTCTTTCACGATCCATCTCACAACCCGGGCATAACCCCAACCACATACAGATATAGAGATTTCCTTACGTCTCCCCACTCGGGTTATTGTGTGCCGCATCACCTTTAGCAGCCGTAGGCGTCGATAAGCGCCTGCTTGACCGGGAGGAACCCTCCAATGGCACAACAGCCCAGCGCAGAAAGCATGCTGAGCACCTCGCCGCAGGTGCCAGAACCCAAGAAACCCCGCAAGGACCGCACCCACTGGCTCTACATCGGCGTCATCATCGCGGTGATCGCCGGCATTATCTTCGGGCTCGTCGCGCCCGACGTGGCCAAGAGCTTCAAGGTGCTCGGCACGATGTTCGTCAGCCTCATCAAGATGATGATCTCGCCGGTCATCTTCTGCACCATCGTGCTGGGCATCGGCTCGGTGCGCGCGGCGGCGTCGGTGGGTAAGGCCGGCGGACTTGCGCTCGGCTACTTCCTGACGATGTCCACCTTCGCGCTGGCCGTGGGCCTCGTCGTGGGCAACTTCATCCAGCCCGGCTCGGGGCTGAACATCGAGGCGACGAAGAACGCGGGCGCGGAGTACGCGTCTCAGGCCGAGCACGGCGGCGGCATGATCGGCTTCATCCAGTCGATCATCCCCGACACGATCTTCTCCGCGTTCACCTCTGGATCGGTCCTGCAGACGCTGTTCGTGGCGCTGCTGGTCGGCTTCGCGGTGCAGTCGATGGGCAAGCGCGGCGAGCCGATCCTCATCGCGGTGGGCCACCTGCAGAAGCTGATGTTCAAGATCTTGAACATGGTGCTGTGGGTCGCGCCGATCGGCGCGTTCGGCGCGATGGCGGGCGTCGTGGGCGCGACCGGCATGAAGGCCGTGCTGCAGCTGGGCGTGCTCATGATCGCCTTCTACCTGACCTGCATCATCTTCATCTTCGGCGTGCTGGGCACGATCCTGTGGTCGTTCACGCGGGTGAACATCTTCAAGCTGTGCAAGTACTTAGGGCGCGAGTTCCTGCTCATCGTGGCCACCTCTTCCTCCGAGTCGGCGCTGCCGAACCTCATGCGCAAGATGGAGCACGTGGGCGTTGCCACCCCGACGGTGGGCATCGTGGTGCCGACGGGCTACTCCTTCAACCTGGACGGAACGGCCATCTACCTGACTATGTCCGCGATCTTCATCTCGGATGCCATGCACATGCCGATGAACCTGGGCGAGCAGATCGGCTTGCTCCTGTTCATGATCATCGCCTCCAAGGGCGCGGCCGGCGTCTCCGGCGCAGGCATCGCCACCCTGGCGGCCGGCCTGCAGTCGCACCGCCCGGAGCTGCTCGACGGCGTGGGCGTCATCGTGGGCATCGACCGCTTCATGTCCGAGGCGCGTGCGCTGACCAACTTCGCCGGCAACGCCGTGGCCACGATCCTCGTGGGCAAGTGGACCCGCACCGTGGACCTGGCCCGCGTGAGGGACGTGCTCGACGGGAAGATCCCCTACGTGGCGGCCGCCGACGACTCCGACGTCGACTTCCACAACCCGACCGTGACCAACCCGGCCACCGAGTCGCTGCAGCCGACCCCGCAGGTCAACATCGAGGCCTTCAGGCACTAGCCCGCTTACGGCACGCAGACTACCGCCGCCGCTGGAATTCATGTTCCGGCGGCGGCGTTGCGTATCGATCCATACTTAACCATTCAGCAGCCTTGTGAGCAAGGCCACATATTTTCCTAAACCTACTGCATGTTTCGATTCCGAAACTTAACAGCGAAAGCTTCTGAATCGATTAGTGCGCGGAGGCTCGTTTAGAGCCTGTAACAAACTGTCCTACCCTTGGCCAACAGTAGCCTCTTCACGGGCTAAATACTTTTTTCAAGGAGCATAAAAGAACATGGGAGCAAAGAAGGTTCGCGTCGCGATCGTCGGCGTTGGCAACTGTGCAACCTCGCTCATCCAGGGCGTGGAGTACTACCGTGACACCCCAGAGACCGAGACGGTTCCCGGCCTCATGCACGTCAAGTTCGGCGATTACCACGTCTCGGATGTCGAGTTCGTCGCCGCGTTCGATGTCGACGCCGACAAGGTGGGCAAGGACCTCTCCGACGCGACCCGCGCTTCCATGAACTGCACCATCCAGATCTGCGAGGTCCCGGAGCTGGGCGTGACCGTCCAGCGTGGCCCGACGCTCGACGGCCTGGGCGTGCACTACCTCGCCACCATCGAGGAGTCCTCCGAGGAGCCCGTCGACGTTGCGCAGGCGCTTCGCGACGCCAAGGCTGACGTCCTCGTCTCCTACCTGCCGGTCGGTTCCGAGGAGGCCGACAAGTTCTACGCGCAGGCGGCCATCGACGCGGGCTGCGCCTTCGTCAACGCCCTGCCGGTGTTCATCGCCTCCGACCCGGAGTGGGCACAGAAGTTCGTCGACGCGGGCCTGCCGATCGTTGGCGACGACATCAAGAGCCAGGTCGGCGCCACCATCACCCACCGCGTGCTGGCCAAGCTCTTCGAGGACCGCGGCGTGCGCCTCGAGCGCACCATGCAGCTCAACGTCGGCGGCAACATGGACTTCAAGAACATGCTCGACCGCAACCGCCTGGAGTCCAAGAAGATCTCCAAGACCCAGGCCGTGACCTCGATCCTCCACGACTCCCCCATCGCGGGCAAGAAGGAGGACCGCAACGTCCACATCGGCCCGTCCGACTACGTCGAGTGGCTCGACGACCGCAAGTGGGCCTACGTCCGCCTCGAGGGCAAGGCCTTCGGCGACGTCCCGCTCAACCTCGAGTACAAGCTCGAGGTCTGGGACTCCCCGAACTCCGCCGGCGTGATCATCGACGCCGTCCGCGCCGCCAAGATCGCCCTCGACCGCGGCATCGCCGGCCCGGTTAACCCGGCCGCCTCCTACCTCATGAAGTCCCCGCCCATCCAGCTGGGCGACGAGGAGGCCCGCGCCAACCTCGAGGCCTTCATCCGCGGCGAAAACGCCTAAGGCACGCCTTCTAGGCCGCAGGGAGACCCTCCCTGCGGCTTTTTGCGTGCGCTAGGCGCGCTAGCTACGGAATACCCGGCGTACCTTCCCGTCGACGCGTTCCAGCCGCCCGCGCACCGACGGCCCCGTCGGATCATCGTCGTTGACACCGTTGTGATACGCGCAGCACGTGGCCAGGTTCGAGCTTCTCGTGTGCCCACCGAACTGCCACGGAACCAAGTGATGCACCTGGCACTCATCGGCTGGCTTATGGCACCCATCCCACGCACAGGTGGGATTCTCGACCGCCGCCAAGACACGCTGTTTGCCGTTGGCAAACCGCTCCGAGCGAACCAAGTCCACCGGCCCTTCAACCGGATGAATCAGCGCAAACCCCCACTTCTCATCCAGCTTCATGCGGGCGACCTGCGTGCTGGTGCGCTCCACCCCATCCGAGCACCGCAACACCGTCTCATCCCCGGTGCCATCCAGCACCGCATCGAGAGCGTCCAGCGGGATCGTCACGATCGGCCGCAGCACCGTTGCTACGGCCCCGCCACCGGTGATCGCCTCCTGCAACGCCGCCACCGGGTCATCGGCGTCCTTGACCGGGTCGTAAAGCGTAGCGATCACCTCCGCTGGGGCGTTGACCCGCATCGACCACGTATTGTCCGCATACCTGCGCACCGACACCCCCAACGTCAACGCGCGGGGTGCAACGAGCTTCTTTAGCAAAGCCAGTCCGCGGCGTTTAAGCTCCGCAGGCGCCGCCTTCATCCGGCACAGCTCGCGGCGCAGGCGCCACTTCTTACGCTTGTCCGCCACCCGGCGGGCAACCGCCTCGATCGCCACAAGCGCATCCAGGCAGTGCCCGTTGGCGCGGATCGCGGACACGCACTCTGCCTGCACCCGCGACATCGGCGAGGGCGCGGCATAGATCGCCGCAAGCCCTGCGACGGTAGCCGCCGTGGACTCCGGCAACAACCGCTCCAGCTCACCCTCACCCAGCCCACTGGCTTCCTCGATGAGCGTCATCGGGTCGCGCAGCAGCGCGCCCAAGGTCTCCAACACGTTCATGCCCCGCACGCTAAACGCCCTCGCAACCCCGCGCAAGAGCACATGAAAAAAGAGCCCACAATCTGTGGATAACTTCCCACCGTGAGAAGTTATCCACAGGCCCTGGGCCCCTCGCCGCGCGCTCGTCGCGATTTTCCGATAGTCTAAGCGGTTCTACTCCGCTGGGTTCTTGATCTCCACGTGGCCGGGGTCGTGCCAGTCGGCGACGACGTTGTCCTTCGTATCCAACCCCTGGTTTTCATGCTCCGGGACCTTCGCCACGATGTTCCTGCGTGCACGCCCCGCCCTCAGCTGGCGCTCGATGCGCTCGGCCAAAAGCGTCAGCGAGTAGTTGATGATGATCATGATGATCGCCACCACGATGAGCGAGGCCAGGTAGTTCCGGTTCGCCGAGGACGACTGGATACCCTGGCGCACGATCTCCACGAAGCCGATCTGGTAGCCGAGCGCGGAGTCCTTCAGCGCGATGACCATCTGCGCGATGAGCGCCGGCAGCATCGCCGCCACCGCCTGCGGCAGAAGGATCCTCAACATCGTCTGCCGATGCGACAGGCCGAGCGCCTGCGCCGCCTCCGTCTGCCCCTTCGGCAGCGACTCGATGCCAGCCCGCAGGATCTCCGCGATGACCGAGCCGTTGTACAGCGTCAGCGCGAACACCACCGCCGCAAACGCCAGGTACTTCGGCTTGAACACGCCGTAGACCGCGAACACCTGGTAGGAGAAGATGATCAGCAGCAGCACTGGTATGGCGCGGAAGAACTCCACTAGCACGCCGCACAGCCAGCGGATCGCCCGGTTGCGCGAGAGCCTTCCCAGGCCGAGGGTCACGCCCACGACCAGCGCCAAGAACAGCGAGGCCACCGCCGAGGTCAGCGTGCCGCGCAGGCCCGGCAAAAGGTACGTTCTCCACGTGTTCGCGTCCAAGAACGGCGTCCACTTCTCCGCGGCCAGCTGCCCCTTGGCGTTGAGCGTGCTAAACACCCACGCCAAAAGTCCCGCCGCCACGAGCAGGGTCACGGCCGTGTAGATCCGGTTTCGACGTATGCCTACGGGGCCTGGGGCGTCGTAAAGCACGGTTGCGCGAGTAGACATTATTTCTTCACCGCCAGTTTCTTAGACAGCGCGCCCAGGGCCAGGCCCATGGGCAGCGTGAGGATGAGGAAGCCCAGCGCGAACGCGCCGAAGATAGCCCACAGCGCGCTCGCGTGGTTCTCGATGACTTCCTTCATGAGCAGCGACGCCTCGGACACGCCGATGACCGACGCGATCGTGGTGTTCTTCGTCAGCGCGATGAGCGTGTTGCCCAGCGGCACGATCGCGGCGCGCGCGGCCTGCGGGAAGACGATCTTGGAAAACGTCTGGCCGAAGCTTAACCCCAGCGAGCGCGCCGCCTCCGCCTGCCCGAAGCTGACGGTATTGATGCCCGAGCGCAGGCACTCCGCGACGAACGCCGAGGTGTAGAGCGTGAAGCCCAGCACCGCGAGCCGGAAGTTGTTGCTCGCGAGGAACGTCGACGAGCTGCGGCTGGCCAACTGCAGCCCGAGCGTCTGGTAGAGGCCGAACGAGCAGAACAGCACCACCAGCGTCAGCGGCGTGTTGCGCACCGTGTTGGTGTAGAACGTGGCGATGGTGCGCAGGATCCGCACCGGGGACACACGCATCGCGGTGAGGATGGTACCGAAAATGAGCGAGAAGATCGCGGACAGCACCGTCAGCTTGATGGTCGTCCAAAAGGCAGGCAGGATCGCCGGCCCCAGTTGCTCCCACATTGCGTCCATGTTGTGACTCCTTTTGGGGCTTGCTTATCGACGCCTACGGCGCGCCGCCAGCAGTGTGAAGCGGCGCGCCGGTGTCGTTGTTACTTGATGAAGGAGAGGTCGCCCGGGGTGCCGTTGTCGATGCCGTCCTTGGAGCCCAGGTTCTTCTCCACGGCCTTGTCGAACTCGCCGCTGTCCTGCATCTCCTTCAGGGCGGTGTTGATCGCGTCGGTGCCCTCGGTGTCGTCCTTCTTCAGGCCGATGCCGTAGTACTCGTCGGTGAACGGCTTGCCGTCTTTTTCCATCTCCACGAGCTTGAAGGAGCCCGGGTTCTGGGCGGCGTAGCCGTTGAGGATGGTCGCGTCGGTGGTCATCGCGTCGATGGTGCCCTGGCCGAGCGCCTCAACGCAGGAGGAGTAGGTGTCGAACTCCTGCAGCTGCACGCCCGGCAGCGCGTCCTTGACCTTCTGCGCCGGGGTGGAGCCGGACACCGAGCACAGGCTCTTGCCGTCCAGGTCCTCGAGCTTGGTGATGGAGGTGTTGTCGGACTTGACCAAAAGCGCCTGGTGGGTGATGAGGTACGGGCCGCCGAAGTTGACCTTCTCCGCGCGGGAGGCGTTGATCGAGTAGGTCGCGGCGATCATGTCGACCTCGCCGTTGCCGATGACGGTCTCGCGCTGGGCGGACGGGGTCTCGCGCCAGGTGATCTCGGGGTTGCTCCAGCCCTTGGCCTTCGCGATCGAGTTGACCACGTAGGTGGCAACGTCCACGTCGAGGCCGCTCATGGTGCCGTCGGCGTTCTTCAGGCCCAGGCCGGGCTGGTCGAACTTGGTGCCGAGGGTGACCTTGCCCGCCTCGATGTCGGCGAGCAGGCCATTGCCGCCGGAGGCGGACGAGGAGGAGCTGCCGTCGCCACACGCGGCGAGCGTAACGGTGCAGGCGATAGCGGCGGCGGTGGCGGCGAGGGTGCGCATGAGAGAGCGAGACATGAGAGGTTCTCCTTTAGTTAAGTGTGTGCGTTCTAGTGAGCGAGGATCTTGCCGAGGAAGTCCTTGGCGCGGGCGGTCTTCGGGTTGGAGAAGAAGCTGTCCGGGTCGGTGTCCTCTAGGATCTGTCCTTCGTCCATGAACAGGATGCGGTCGGCGACCTTGCGCGCGAAGCCCATCTCGTGGGTCACGCAGATCATGGTCATTCCTTCCTTGGCCAGGCCCGCCATGACATCGAGGACCTCGTTGACCATCTCGGGATCCAGGGCCGAGGTCGGCTCGTCGAAAAGCATGACCTTGGGCTTCATGGCCAGCGCGCGGGCGATGGCGACGCGCTGCTGCTGCCCGCCGGAGAGCTGGGCGGGGTACTTGTCGGCCTGGCTGGCGATCCCGACGCGCTCGAGCAGGCTCATGGCCAGCTTGTCGGCGTCCGCCTTCTTCATCTTGCGCACGAGCACGGGCCCCAAGGTGACATTGTCCCGGATGGTCATGTGCGGGAAGAGGTTGAAGGACTGGAACACCATGCCCACGTCGGAGCGCAGCTTGGCCAGGGCCTTGCCCTCTTCCGGCAGGGCTACACCGTCGATCGAGATGGTGCCCTCATCGATGGTCTCGAGGCGGTTGAGCGTGCGGCACAGCGTCGACTTGCCGGAGCCGGACGGCCCCAGCACCACCACGACCTGCCCGCGCGGAACCTCCAGGTTGATGTCGCGCAGCGCGTGATAGCTGTCGAAGTACTTGTTCACTCCAGCCACAGAGACCATGATGTCGTTTGAGTTCTGTGTCATAGCCCATTACCTTAGCGTCGTAGCTCACATTTAGCAATTCATGCGAAGTGTGCATGTAAACGCCTATAAGAGATCTTTCTATAGGTTGATAGTTATTCTCGGCGTGGCACGACCATTTGTCAAGGCGCGTATCGACGCCCACGGCGCGAAAGCCGCCATTTCATCCCCCAAACACCCAGCTCAGCGACGCAAACTTCCCGTGCGGGAAGCTTCTCTTGCAGGCCGATGCGAATTACTTTCACCGCGCCGATGGCGAAAGACGAAGGGGCGGCCGTCCGAAGACGACCGCCCCTTAGGGTGCGAGCCTAGGCGCGCTCGATGTCGAGGGTCTGGCCCCCGTCGGCGACGTCGACGTGCACCGTGTCACCGTCGCGGATCTCACCGGCGAGCAGCTTCTTGGCGAGCGTGTCGCCGATCGCCTGCTGGATGAGGCGGCGCAGCGGACGGGCGCCGTAGGCGGGCTCGTAGCCGCGGTCCGCGAGCCACAGCTTCGCGGCGTCAGAGACGTTCAGCGTGAGGCGGCGAGCAGACAGCCGCTCGGCCAGCCCGCGGATCTGAATGTCCACGATGTGGGTCAGCTGCTCCTGGCTCAGCGGGTCGAAGATGACCACGTCGTCCAGGCGGTTGACGAACTCCGGCTTGAAGGCGTGCTTGACGGCGTCCATCATCTGCTCCTTGGTGCCGCCGGCACCGAGGTTGGAGGTAAGGATGAGGACCGTGTTTCGGAAGTCGACCGTGCGGCCCTGGCCGTCGGTAAGCCTGCCCTCGTCAAGCACCTGCAGCAGGATGTCGAAGACGTCCGGGTGCGCCTTCTCCACCTCGTCGAAGAGCACGACCGTGTACGGGCGACGGCGAACGGCCTCGGTGAGCTGGCCGCCCTGGTCGTAGCCGACGTACCCCGGAGGGGCACCGACGAGGCGCGCGACGGAGTGCTTCTCGCCGTACTCGGACATGTCGATGCGCACCATCGCGCGCTCGTCGTCGAACATGAACTCCGCCAGCGCCTTGGCCAGCTCCGTCTTGCCCACGCCGGTGGGGCCCAGGAAGAGGAAGGAACCGGTCGGGCGGTTCGGGTCGGCGACGCCGGCACGGGCGCGGCGGACCGCGTCGGACACGGCCTGCACGGCCTCGCGCTGGCCAACCACTCGGTTACCCAGCTCGGCCTCCATGTTGAGCAGCTTCTCGGTCTCGCCCTGGAGCATCTTGCCCGCAGGGATGCCGGTCCACGCGGAGACGACCTCGGCGATGGTGTCCGGGGTGACCTCCTCACTCAGCAGCGTGGCGGACACGCCGGAGTTCTCGGCGTCCTTGAGCTCCTTCTCCAGGCCCGGGATCATGCCGTACTGGATCTCGGAGACCCGACCCAGGTCGCCATCGCGCTCGGCGATCTCGGCCTCGCGGCGCAGCCCCTCGATCTTCTCCTTCAGCTCGCTGACCTTGTTGATCGCGGCCTTCTCGTTGTTCCAGCGCGCGGTCAGCTCGCCCAGCTTCTCCTTCTCGTCGGCCAGCTCCTGGCGCAGCTTGACCAGGCGCTCCTTGGAGGCGTCATCGGTCTCCTTGGCCAGGGCCATCTCCTCGATCTCGAGTCGGCGCACGATGCGCTGGAGCTCGTCGATCTCCTGCGGCGAGGAGTCGATCTCCA
This is a stretch of genomic DNA from Corynebacterium vitaeruminis DSM 20294. It encodes these proteins:
- a CDS encoding cation:dicarboxylate symporter family transporter encodes the protein MAQQPSAESMLSTSPQVPEPKKPRKDRTHWLYIGVIIAVIAGIIFGLVAPDVAKSFKVLGTMFVSLIKMMISPVIFCTIVLGIGSVRAAASVGKAGGLALGYFLTMSTFALAVGLVVGNFIQPGSGLNIEATKNAGAEYASQAEHGGGMIGFIQSIIPDTIFSAFTSGSVLQTLFVALLVGFAVQSMGKRGEPILIAVGHLQKLMFKILNMVLWVAPIGAFGAMAGVVGATGMKAVLQLGVLMIAFYLTCIIFIFGVLGTILWSFTRVNIFKLCKYLGREFLLIVATSSSESALPNLMRKMEHVGVATPTVGIVVPTGYSFNLDGTAIYLTMSAIFISDAMHMPMNLGEQIGLLLFMIIASKGAAGVSGAGIATLAAGLQSHRPELLDGVGVIVGIDRFMSEARALTNFAGNAVATILVGKWTRTVDLARVRDVLDGKIPYVAAADDSDVDFHNPTVTNPATESLQPTPQVNIEAFRH
- a CDS encoding inositol-3-phosphate synthase; the encoded protein is MGAKKVRVAIVGVGNCATSLIQGVEYYRDTPETETVPGLMHVKFGDYHVSDVEFVAAFDVDADKVGKDLSDATRASMNCTIQICEVPELGVTVQRGPTLDGLGVHYLATIEESSEEPVDVAQALRDAKADVLVSYLPVGSEEADKFYAQAAIDAGCAFVNALPVFIASDPEWAQKFVDAGLPIVGDDIKSQVGATITHRVLAKLFEDRGVRLERTMQLNVGGNMDFKNMLDRNRLESKKISKTQAVTSILHDSPIAGKKEDRNVHIGPSDYVEWLDDRKWAYVRLEGKAFGDVPLNLEYKLEVWDSPNSAGVIIDAVRAAKIALDRGIAGPVNPAASYLMKSPPIQLGDEEARANLEAFIRGENA
- a CDS encoding HNH endonuclease signature motif containing protein, giving the protein MNVLETLGALLRDPMTLIEEASGLGEGELERLLPESTAATVAGLAAIYAAPSPMSRVQAECVSAIRANGHCLDALVAIEAVARRVADKRKKWRLRRELCRMKAAPAELKRRGLALLKKLVAPRALTLGVSVRRYADNTWSMRVNAPAEVIATLYDPVKDADDPVAALQEAITGGGAVATVLRPIVTIPLDALDAVLDGTGDETVLRCSDGVERTSTQVARMKLDEKWGFALIHPVEGPVDLVRSERFANGKQRVLAAVENPTCAWDGCHKPADECQVHHLVPWQFGGHTRSSNLATCCAYHNGVNDDDPTGPSVRGRLERVDGKVRRVFRS
- a CDS encoding amino acid ABC transporter permease, whose protein sequence is MSTRATVLYDAPGPVGIRRNRIYTAVTLLVAAGLLAWVFSTLNAKGQLAAEKWTPFLDANTWRTYLLPGLRGTLTSAVASLFLALVVGVTLGLGRLSRNRAIRWLCGVLVEFFRAIPVLLLIIFSYQVFAVYGVFKPKYLAFAAVVFALTLYNGSVIAEILRAGIESLPKGQTEAAQALGLSHRQTMLRILLPQAVAAMLPALIAQMVIALKDSALGYQIGFVEIVRQGIQSSSANRNYLASLIVVAIIMIIINYSLTLLAERIERQLRAGRARRNIVAKVPEHENQGLDTKDNVVADWHDPGHVEIKNPAE
- a CDS encoding amino acid ABC transporter permease, with the translated sequence MDAMWEQLGPAILPAFWTTIKLTVLSAIFSLIFGTILTAMRVSPVRILRTIATFYTNTVRNTPLTLVVLFCSFGLYQTLGLQLASRSSSTFLASNNFRLAVLGFTLYTSAFVAECLRSGINTVSFGQAEAARSLGLSFGQTFSKIVFPQAARAAIVPLGNTLIALTKNTTIASVIGVSEASLLMKEVIENHASALWAIFGAFALGFLILTLPMGLALGALSKKLAVKK